A genomic region of Thunnus albacares chromosome 4, fThuAlb1.1, whole genome shotgun sequence contains the following coding sequences:
- the hdhd3 gene encoding haloacid dehalogenase-like hydrolase domain-containing protein 3: MRAPLRWVLWDVKDTLLKVRASVGEQYCKEAERQGLSLSPEEVEAAFRQAYRHYSSRYPNYGIGQGLDGQSWWIGVVRNTFSQCKVQDPALLNAMAHNLYHNFCNAENWEVFPDSKKALESCSSLGLKQGVVSNFDSRLEAILDVCGLLSHFSFLITSEKAGVAKPNTAIFDQALQKCGVPAANVAHIGDHYVKDYLTSRSVGIHGFLLDRKNKHNQRDIPQEHRLSSLEELPSRLQQHME; this comes from the exons ATGCGTGCTCCTCTGCGGTGGGTGCTATGGGATGTGAAAGACACCCTGCTGAAGGTGCGTGCATCTGTAGGAGAGCAGTACTGCAAGGAGGCTGAACGACAGGGTTTGAGCCTCAGTCCGGAGGAGGTTGAAGCTGCTTTTCGCCAGGCATATCGACATTATTCCAGCAGATACCCAAACTACGGCATCGGTCAGGGCCTGGATGGACAGTCTTGGTGGATTGGGGTGGTGCGGAACACCTTCTCCCAGTGCAAGGTCCAGGACCCAGCCCTGCTAAATGCAATGGCTCACAACCTTTATCATAACTTCTGCAATGCAGAGAACTGGGAG GTATTTCCAGACTCAAAGAAGGCTCTGGAGAGTTGTTCTTCTCTAGGACTAAAGCAAGGTGTGGTATCTAACTTCGATAGCCGCCTAGAAGCGATCTTAGATGTTTGTGGGCTGCTGTCTCACTTCAGCTTTCTGATAACATCAGAGAAAGCAGGTGTAGCCAAGCCCAACACAGCCATCTTTGATCAGGCACTGCAGAAGTGTGGTGTACCAGCTGCTAATGTAGCTCATATCGGGGACCACTATGTGAAGGATTATCTCACTTCACGATCTGTGGGTATCCACGGGTTCCttttagacagaaaaaacaagcatAACCAACGTGACATTCCCCAGGAGCATCGGCTCAGCTCCCTGGAAGAGTTACCATCACGGCTCCAGCAGCACATGGAGTAA
- the tgfa gene encoding protransforming growth factor alpha isoform X1: MTRIFWDTIFLISGTFSMSVVLNGSLFTFGAGQSHSTIIDASISIDTNSTAAPNTSTSSSAAASSRSSTATTIATTTNVPPVKNSVFSFGGGQSNSTIINTSISIDTNSTATPNTSTSSSAATGSRSSSTTTISTTTSNIPPVKKFVAAAVRSHFDDCPDSHRHFCFHGTCRFLILEETPACVCHQGFVGMRCEHADLLAVVATNHRQQTVATVLVLCVIGCVLIMVFCTLLHCWWRQDCRRRSYAHHYVPEKSSNMLKHGASCCPSESDPQDCIQSGIHMF; this comes from the exons ATGACTCGGATTTTCTGGGATACAATTTTCCTCATCAGCG GTACTTTTAGTATGTCTGTGGTACTCAATG gtTCCCTCTTTACATTTGGAGCAGGGCAGAGCCATTCAACAATTATTGATGCCAGTATTTCTATTGATACGAACTCCACTGCTGCTCCGAACACCTCAACAAGCAGCtctgcagcagccagcagcagaagcagcaccGCCACAACTATCGCAACTACTACTAATGTTCCTCCGGTTAAAA ATTCCGTCTTTTCATTTGGAGGAGGGCAGAGCAATTCAACAATCATAAACACCAGCATTTCCATCGACACAAACTCCACCGCTACCCCGAACACGTCCACAAGCAGCTCTGCAGCAACCGGCAGCAGAAGCAGCTCAACAACAACTATTTCAACCACCACTTCTAACATCCCACCAGTTAAAA AGTTTGTGGCGGCGGCTGTTCGGTCTCATTTCGATGACTGTCCAGACTCCCACCGCCATTTCTGCTTCCATGGCACATGTCGCTTCCTAATATTGGAGGAGACACCTGCATGTGT ATGTCATCAAGGCTTCGTTGGGATGAGGTGTGAACATGCAGACCTGCTTGCTGTGGTAGCAACCAATCACAGACAACAGACCGTTGCCACAGTGCTGGTGTTGTGTGTGATTGGGTGTGTCCTTATCATGGTGTTCTGTACACTTTTACA TTGCTGGTGGAGGCAGGACTGTCGCAGGCGGAGCTACGCACATCACTACGTTCCAGAGAAATCCAGCAACATGCTGAAGCACGGAGCGTCCTGCTGTCCTTCTGAGAgtg ACCCTCAGGATTGCATCCAAAGTGGTATTCACATGTTCTGA
- the tgfa gene encoding protransforming growth factor alpha isoform X3, producing the protein MTRIFWDTIFLISGTFSMSVVLNGSLFTFGAGQSHSTIIDASISIDTNSTAAPNTSTSSSAAASSRSSTATTIATTTNVPPVKNSVFSFGGGQSNSTIINTSISIDTNSTATPNTSTSSSAATGSRSSSTTTISTTTSNIPPVKKFVAAAVRSHFDDCPDSHRHFCFHGTCRFLILEETPACVCHQGFVGMRCEHADLLAVVATNHRQQTVATVLVLCVIGCVLIMVFCTLLHCWWRQDCRRRSYAHHYVPEKSSNMLKHGASCCPSESVV; encoded by the exons ATGACTCGGATTTTCTGGGATACAATTTTCCTCATCAGCG GTACTTTTAGTATGTCTGTGGTACTCAATG gtTCCCTCTTTACATTTGGAGCAGGGCAGAGCCATTCAACAATTATTGATGCCAGTATTTCTATTGATACGAACTCCACTGCTGCTCCGAACACCTCAACAAGCAGCtctgcagcagccagcagcagaagcagcaccGCCACAACTATCGCAACTACTACTAATGTTCCTCCGGTTAAAA ATTCCGTCTTTTCATTTGGAGGAGGGCAGAGCAATTCAACAATCATAAACACCAGCATTTCCATCGACACAAACTCCACCGCTACCCCGAACACGTCCACAAGCAGCTCTGCAGCAACCGGCAGCAGAAGCAGCTCAACAACAACTATTTCAACCACCACTTCTAACATCCCACCAGTTAAAA AGTTTGTGGCGGCGGCTGTTCGGTCTCATTTCGATGACTGTCCAGACTCCCACCGCCATTTCTGCTTCCATGGCACATGTCGCTTCCTAATATTGGAGGAGACACCTGCATGTGT ATGTCATCAAGGCTTCGTTGGGATGAGGTGTGAACATGCAGACCTGCTTGCTGTGGTAGCAACCAATCACAGACAACAGACCGTTGCCACAGTGCTGGTGTTGTGTGTGATTGGGTGTGTCCTTATCATGGTGTTCTGTACACTTTTACA TTGCTGGTGGAGGCAGGACTGTCGCAGGCGGAGCTACGCACATCACTACGTTCCAGAGAAATCCAGCAACATGCTGAAGCACGGAGCGTCCTGCTGTCCTTCTGAGAgtg TAGTCTGA
- the tgfa gene encoding protransforming growth factor alpha isoform X2, whose translation MTRIFWDTIFLISGSLFTFGAGQSHSTIIDASISIDTNSTAAPNTSTSSSAAASSRSSTATTIATTTNVPPVKNSVFSFGGGQSNSTIINTSISIDTNSTATPNTSTSSSAATGSRSSSTTTISTTTSNIPPVKKFVAAAVRSHFDDCPDSHRHFCFHGTCRFLILEETPACVCHQGFVGMRCEHADLLAVVATNHRQQTVATVLVLCVIGCVLIMVFCTLLHCWWRQDCRRRSYAHHYVPEKSSNMLKHGASCCPSESDPQDCIQSGIHMF comes from the exons ATGACTCGGATTTTCTGGGATACAATTTTCCTCATCAGCG gtTCCCTCTTTACATTTGGAGCAGGGCAGAGCCATTCAACAATTATTGATGCCAGTATTTCTATTGATACGAACTCCACTGCTGCTCCGAACACCTCAACAAGCAGCtctgcagcagccagcagcagaagcagcaccGCCACAACTATCGCAACTACTACTAATGTTCCTCCGGTTAAAA ATTCCGTCTTTTCATTTGGAGGAGGGCAGAGCAATTCAACAATCATAAACACCAGCATTTCCATCGACACAAACTCCACCGCTACCCCGAACACGTCCACAAGCAGCTCTGCAGCAACCGGCAGCAGAAGCAGCTCAACAACAACTATTTCAACCACCACTTCTAACATCCCACCAGTTAAAA AGTTTGTGGCGGCGGCTGTTCGGTCTCATTTCGATGACTGTCCAGACTCCCACCGCCATTTCTGCTTCCATGGCACATGTCGCTTCCTAATATTGGAGGAGACACCTGCATGTGT ATGTCATCAAGGCTTCGTTGGGATGAGGTGTGAACATGCAGACCTGCTTGCTGTGGTAGCAACCAATCACAGACAACAGACCGTTGCCACAGTGCTGGTGTTGTGTGTGATTGGGTGTGTCCTTATCATGGTGTTCTGTACACTTTTACA TTGCTGGTGGAGGCAGGACTGTCGCAGGCGGAGCTACGCACATCACTACGTTCCAGAGAAATCCAGCAACATGCTGAAGCACGGAGCGTCCTGCTGTCCTTCTGAGAgtg ACCCTCAGGATTGCATCCAAAGTGGTATTCACATGTTCTGA
- the tgfa gene encoding protransforming growth factor alpha isoform X4, translating to MTRIFWDTIFLISGTFSMSVVLNGSLFTFGAGQSHSTIIDASISIDTNSTAAPNTSTSSSAAASSRSSTATTIATTTNVPPVKNSVFSFGGGQSNSTIINTSISIDTNSTATPNTSTSSSAATGSRSSSTTTISTTTSNIPPVKKFVAAAVRSHFDDCPDSHRHFCFHGTCRFLILEETPACVCHQGFVGMRCEHADLLAVVATNHRQQTVATVLVLCVIGCVLIMVFCTLLHCWWRQDCRRRSYAHHYVPEKSSNMLKHGASCCPSESV from the exons ATGACTCGGATTTTCTGGGATACAATTTTCCTCATCAGCG GTACTTTTAGTATGTCTGTGGTACTCAATG gtTCCCTCTTTACATTTGGAGCAGGGCAGAGCCATTCAACAATTATTGATGCCAGTATTTCTATTGATACGAACTCCACTGCTGCTCCGAACACCTCAACAAGCAGCtctgcagcagccagcagcagaagcagcaccGCCACAACTATCGCAACTACTACTAATGTTCCTCCGGTTAAAA ATTCCGTCTTTTCATTTGGAGGAGGGCAGAGCAATTCAACAATCATAAACACCAGCATTTCCATCGACACAAACTCCACCGCTACCCCGAACACGTCCACAAGCAGCTCTGCAGCAACCGGCAGCAGAAGCAGCTCAACAACAACTATTTCAACCACCACTTCTAACATCCCACCAGTTAAAA AGTTTGTGGCGGCGGCTGTTCGGTCTCATTTCGATGACTGTCCAGACTCCCACCGCCATTTCTGCTTCCATGGCACATGTCGCTTCCTAATATTGGAGGAGACACCTGCATGTGT ATGTCATCAAGGCTTCGTTGGGATGAGGTGTGAACATGCAGACCTGCTTGCTGTGGTAGCAACCAATCACAGACAACAGACCGTTGCCACAGTGCTGGTGTTGTGTGTGATTGGGTGTGTCCTTATCATGGTGTTCTGTACACTTTTACA TTGCTGGTGGAGGCAGGACTGTCGCAGGCGGAGCTACGCACATCACTACGTTCCAGAGAAATCCAGCAACATGCTGAAGCACGGAGCGTCCTGCTGTCCTTCTGAGAgtg TCTGA
- the trub2 gene encoding mitochondrial mRNA pseudouridine synthase TRUB2 produces MATPAIRMFRRLEGLFCVYKPSGVHWKLTRDSIETNLLKGLNAAPVPPLPREVRFLAQPGSETEASKGLTLSAASLPVLSKHHLVTGPEFQRIRVGVGHRLDAFSSGVLVLAVGNGNKALQDLYTSRVTRDYTLEGEFGTATDDFSHTGRVVERSTYGHITQDKLDRVLAMLQGANNKALLMYSNVDMSSQEAYEMAVQGLLGPEGKSVPILTGLRCIRFQPPNFTLEVQCLNETQKYLRKVVHEIGLELRSTAVCKGVRRTRDGPFTLQDALTHHHWTASDVMRAIRQYHSSKKSKKCSHAQIKDPGLQPPEENMAASQQSDTNWEEAEQKVQ; encoded by the exons ATGGCAACTCCCGCTATTCGGATGTTTCGGAGGTTAGAGggtcttttttgtgtgtacaaacCCTCCGGTGTCCACTGGAAACTTACACGGGACAGCATCGAGACAAATCTTCTCAAAG GTTTAAATGCAGCACCAGTGCCGCCTCTTCCTCGGGAGGTCCGTTTCTTGGCACAGCCAGGCAGTGAGACTGAAGCATCCAAGGGACTCACACTGTCTGCAGCCTCTCTGCCAGTACTATCCAAACACCATCTGG TGACTGGACCTGAATTCCAGCGTATCCGAGTTGGGGTAGGACATCGCCTGGATGCATTTTCTTCTGGTGTTCTAG TTCTTGCAGTGGGGAACGGAAACAAGGCCCTGCAGGATCTCTACACTTCACGAGTCACAAGG GATTACACGTTAGAGGGTGAATTTGGGACAGCAACAGATGATTTCTCTCACACTGGCCGAGTTGTGGAAAGGTCCACCTACG GTCACATCACACAGGATAAGCTGGACAGAGTCTTGGCAATGCTGCAGGGAGCCAATAATAAGGCCTTGTTAAT GTATTCCAATGTAGACATGTCCTCACAGGAAGCCTATGAGATGGCTGTGCAGGGTTTACTGGGTCCAGAGGGGAAATCTGTGCCTATTTTGACAGGCCTGCGTTGCATTCGCTTCCAGCCTCCCAACTTCACTTTGG AGGTGCAGTGTCTAAATGAAACTCAGAAATATTTGCGCAAAGTTGTTCACGAGATAGGACTTGAGCTGCGCAGCACAGCAGTGTGTAAGGGAGTTCGACGGACAAGAGACGGCCCCTTCACCCTGCAGGATGCCCTGACCCACCACCACTGGACTGCTTCTGATGTCATGCGTGCCATCCGACAGTACCACTCCTctaagaaaagtaaaaaatgttcCCATGCACAGATCAAGGATCCAGGATTACAACCACCAGAAGAGAATATGGCAGCCAGTCAGCAAAGTGACACCAACTGGGAAGAAGCAGAACAAAAAGTTCAATAA